A part of Puntigrus tetrazona isolate hp1 chromosome 21, ASM1883169v1, whole genome shotgun sequence genomic DNA contains:
- the skp1 gene encoding S-phase kinase-associated protein 1, with translation MPTIKLQSSDGEMFEVDVEIAKQSVTIKTMLEDLGMDDEGDDDPVPLPNVNAAILKKVIQWCTHHKDDPPPPEDDENKEKRTDDIPVWDQEFLKVDQGTLFELILAANYLDIKGLLDVTCKTVANMIKGKTPEEIRKTFNIKNDFTEEEEAQVRKENQWCEEK, from the exons ATGCCGACTATTAAACTGCAGAGCTCTGATGGAGAGATGTTCGAGGTGGATGTTGAAATTGCCAAGCAGTCAGTGACTATAAAAACCATGCTTGAAG ATCTGGGGATGGATGATGAAGGAGATGATGATCCCGTTCCTCTGCCCAATGTAAACGCAGCCATCCTGAAGAAG GTGATTCAGTGGTGCACCCACCATAAAGACGACCCTCCTCCTCCCGAAGACGATGAGAATAAAGAGAAAAGAACGGATGACATCCCCGTCTGGGACCAGGAGTTCCTCAAAGTAGACCAGGGCACCCTCTTCGAACTCATTCTG GCCGCAAATTACTTGGACATCAAAGGCTTGCTAGATGTTACTTGCAAGACGGTTGCAAACATGATCAAAGGCAAAACCCCAGAGGAGATCAGAAAGACTTTCAatatcaaaaatgattttacagaggaagaggaagccCAG GTACGTAAGGAGAACCAGTGGTGTGAAGAGAAGTGA